A stretch of the Lolium perenne isolate Kyuss_39 chromosome 3, Kyuss_2.0, whole genome shotgun sequence genome encodes the following:
- the LOC127340568 gene encoding F-box protein At2g26160-like, with translation MLRSRWPDLPPELLHEISSRLHDSTDFVRFHAVCKPWRSTHDPSFARKTTSDQFQPWLLAPNETGDYYLKLRFVFSKKSSYLAPSPIPGTARNWVTRADGTGVCYFTSNSPAGPTLHDALTGTAMASLPAFRDGQWEEDNPNGIIYNDGTVLVYTKHGNSYSEGQTANVRAALFRPGDKEWTVVKRTMDSPYYGEYCVAYHAGKILVTVERSLWQVVVPLTTTTTPPSTAGEEFLQVLRPSSLPLDEDGYFYEYSHVLESRGELLWASVHISVDYPYCYRRGVRGLTRALSVFVHSLEEAPVRRWVPKKGASLADRVLFLGWPNSFAVDASRLGMTAGGFVYFLYDNDKGTCLPHKRRGVFRYNLMNNTTKFIQWLPKGWDNEMCTWLIPQPVIAPIRHKDMC, from the coding sequence ATGCTCCGGAGTCGGTGGCCAGACCTCCCGCCGGAGCTTCTCCACGAGATCTCGAGCCGCCTGCACGACAGCACCGACTTCGTCCGGTTCCACGCGGTCTGCAAGCCATGGCGCAGCACACACGACCCATCTTTCGCGAGGAAGACGACGAGCGATCAGTTCCAGCCATGGCTCCTGGCGCCCAACGAGACGGGCGACTACTACCTCAAGCTCAGATTCGTCTTCTCCAAGAAGTCCAGCTACCTTGCGCCGTCGCCAATACCTGGCACTGCGAGGAACTGGGTGACCAGGGCCGATGGCACGGGGGTCTGCTACTTCACCTCTAATTCCCCCGCCGGCCCAACCCTCCACGACGCTCTCACCGGAACAGCCATGGCCAGCTTGCCTGCCTTTCGTGATGGCCAATGGGAGGAGGATAATCCCAACGGCATCATCTACAACGACGGCACCGTCCTTGTGTACACCAAACACGGCAACAGCTACAGCGAGGGCCAGACGGCCAACGTCAGGGCCGCGCTCTTTCGTCCCGGCGACAAGGAGTGGACAGTCGTCAAGAGGACCATGGACTCCCCCTACTACGGCGAGTACTGTGTCGCGTATCACGCTGGCAAGATCCTTGTCACCGTGGAGCGCAGCCTGTGGCAAGTAGTCGTCCCCCTGACCACGACCACGACTCCTCCGTCCACCGCCGGCGAGGAATTCCTGCAGGTCCTACGGCCGTCCTCATTGCCGCTCGACGAGGATGGCTACTTCTATGAGTACAGCCATGTGCTGGAGTCCCGGGGCGAGCTTCTGTGGGCGTCGGTGCACATCAGCGTGGATTACCCTTACTGTTATAGGAGGGGCGTCCGAGGCCTCACCCGCGCTCTCTCGGTGTTTGTGCACTCTCTTGAGGAGGCTCCGGTTCGGCGATGGGTGCCCAAGAAAGGCGCAAGCCTAGCCGACCGCGTCTTGTTCCTGGGTTGGCCCAACAGCTTTGCCGTGGACGCCTCACGGCTGGGCATGACCGCCGGCGGCTTCGTCTACTTCTTGTACGACAATGATAAGGGCACTTGCCTGCCGCATAAGCGACGTGGCGTGTTCAGGTATAATCTCATGAACAACACCACAAAGTTCATTCAGTGGCTGCCTAAAGGATGGGACAACGAGATGTGCACCTGGCTCATCCCCCAGCCCGTCATAGCTCCAATCCGCCACAAGGACATGTGTTGA